A region of the candidate division WOR-3 bacterium genome:
GGTACGGGAAAGACTATGGTGGATGCATTCTCAGTGGAAATCTCCGACAATGTCTGCAGATACCTGAGCTGGATCGTAATGGGATTCTGTGCGAGAACCTGGGCTGCCTCTTTTAGTTTCTCTGCTGCTTGATACTCGCCTTCCGCACTTATAATCTTTGCCCTCCTCTCCCTCTCTGCTTCAGCCTGCTTCGCCATTGCCCTCTGCATTTCCTGGGGCAGATCCACATGTTTTATTTCCACTGCCGAAACCTTCACACCCCATGGATCGGTTTGCGTGTCAATAATTCTCTGAAGACGATGGTTCAACTCTTCCCTCTGGGCAAGGAGTTCATCAAGTTCAACTTCACCAAGGACACTCCTTAGAGTGGTCTGTGCAATCTGCGAGGTTGCATAGGCATAGTTTTCCACTTCCACAACCGCTTTTGCAGCATCCATTACCCTGAAATAGACCACAGCGTTTACTTTGACAGATACATTATCCTTTGTTATGACATCCTGAGGAGGCACATCAAGTACAACCG
Encoded here:
- a CDS encoding slipin family protein, with protein sequence MWLYLVILVLVILFSMIRILREYERAVVFRLGRLIGVKGPGLIILIPFIDKMVKVSLRTVVLDVPPQDVITKDNVSVKVNAVVYFRVMDAAKAVVEVENYAYATSQIAQTTLRSVLGEVELDELLAQREELNHRLQRIIDTQTDPWGVKVSAVEIKHVDLPQEMQRAMAKQAEAERERRAKIISAEGEYQAAEKLKEAAQVLAQNPITIQLRYLQTLSEISTENASTIVFPVPIEFFKLFTPEKKEK